From Balaenoptera acutorostrata chromosome 8, mBalAcu1.1, whole genome shotgun sequence, the proteins below share one genomic window:
- the LOC103020134 gene encoding 40S ribosomal protein SA-like, which translates to MWCMLAREVLRMRGTISREHPWEVMPDLYFYRDPEEIEKEEQAAAEKAVTKEEFQGEWTAPAPEFTAAQPEVADWSEGVQVPSVPIQQFPTEDWSAQPATEDWSAAPTAQATEWVGTTTEWS; encoded by the coding sequence ATGTGGTGTATGCTTGCCCGGGAAGTTCTGCGCATGCGCGGCACCATCTCCCGTGAACACCCATGGGAGGTCATGCCTGATCTCTACTTCTACAGAGATCCTGaagagattgaaaaggaagagcagGCGGCAGCTGAGAAGGCTGTGACCAAGGAGGAATTTCAGGGTGAATGGACCGCTCCAGCTCCTGAGTTCACTGCTGCTCAGCCTGAGGTGGCAGACTGGTCCGAAGGTGTGCAGGTGCCCTCTGTGCCTATTCAGCAGTTCCCCACTGAAGACTGGAGTGCTCAGCCTGCCACTGAAGACTGGTCTGCAGCTCCCACTGCTCAGGCCACTGAGTGGGTAGGAACGACCACTGAGTGGTCTTAA